Proteins encoded in a region of the Clostridia bacterium genome:
- a CDS encoding diaminopimelate epimerase: MLKFTKMQGCGNDYIYINCFGQTVDDPAALAVRLSPRRFSVGADGVILICPSDKADAKMRMFNADGSEGKMCGNGIRCVGKYLYDNGIAKKDVITVETLAGIKTLTVHAADGEAKTLSVDMGRAETAPEAVPVLAEAPVINGVIEIGGRKYNATCVSMGNPHCVVFRDGVEDMDIRAEGERFEKSPLFPEGVNTEFVRVLGGNELQMRVWERGSGETFACGTGACAAAVAAVLCGFCGKGEDITVHLLGGDLTINYTDERVIMTGPAVKVCDGCVEE; encoded by the coding sequence ATGCTGAAATTCACAAAAATGCAGGGCTGCGGAAACGACTATATCTACATCAACTGCTTCGGGCAGACGGTGGACGATCCCGCCGCGCTCGCGGTGCGGCTTTCGCCGCGGCGCTTCTCCGTCGGCGCGGACGGCGTTATACTCATCTGCCCCTCCGACAAGGCGGACGCAAAGATGCGTATGTTCAACGCCGACGGCTCAGAGGGGAAGATGTGCGGCAACGGCATCCGCTGCGTCGGCAAGTACCTCTATGACAACGGCATCGCGAAAAAGGACGTCATCACCGTTGAAACGCTCGCCGGTATAAAAACGCTGACTGTTCACGCCGCGGACGGCGAAGCGAAGACGCTCTCCGTCGATATGGGCAGGGCGGAAACTGCGCCGGAAGCCGTGCCGGTGCTCGCGGAAGCGCCGGTGATAAACGGCGTTATCGAGATCGGCGGCAGGAAGTATAATGCGACCTGCGTTTCGATGGGCAACCCGCACTGCGTCGTCTTCCGCGACGGCGTGGAGGATATGGATATACGCGCCGAGGGCGAGCGGTTCGAGAAGTCGCCGCTTTTCCCCGAGGGCGTGAACACGGAGTTCGTCCGCGTGCTCGGCGGAAACGAGCTGCAGATGCGCGTCTGGGAACGCGGGAGCGGAGAGACCTTCGCCTGCGGAACGGGCGCCTGCGCCGCCGCCGTCGCCGCCGTGCTCTGCGGCTTCTGCGGCAAGGGCGAGGATATCACCGTCCACCTGCTCGGCGGCGACCTGACGATAAACTACACCGACGAGCGCGTGATCATGACCGGCCCCGCCGTCAAGGTCTGCGACGGATGCGTAGAAGAATGA
- a CDS encoding DUF4830 domain-containing protein codes for MFVFTFNVKKAAKYALIVALAAATVIFAAARVRDSRAVPAAKSAYQDIAGNEARREFLAGFGWETTAEPEETVAVSVPEEFEGAFAEYAELQLSQGFSLESFKGKTLTRYTYGVTNYGGEPEGSVKANLLMSGTTVVGGDVCSVRSDGFIHGLAKPRE; via the coding sequence ATGTTTGTGTTTACGTTCAACGTCAAAAAAGCGGCGAAGTACGCTCTTATAGTCGCGCTCGCGGCGGCAACGGTGATCTTCGCGGCGGCGCGGGTGCGCGATTCGCGGGCGGTGCCCGCGGCGAAGTCCGCGTATCAGGATATCGCCGGCAACGAGGCGCGGCGGGAGTTTCTCGCCGGCTTCGGTTGGGAAACGACGGCGGAGCCGGAGGAAACGGTCGCGGTCTCCGTGCCGGAGGAGTTCGAAGGCGCCTTCGCGGAGTACGCGGAGCTGCAGCTTTCGCAGGGCTTCTCGCTCGAGAGTTTCAAAGGCAAAACGCTCACGCGCTACACCTACGGCGTGACGAACTACGGCGGCGAGCCGGAGGGGAGCGTCAAAGCCAACCTGCTTATGTCAGGCACGACGGTGGTCGGCGGCGACGTCTGTTCCGTCCGCTCGGACGGCTTCATCCACGGCCTCGCCAAGCCGCGGGAATAA
- a CDS encoding leucine-rich repeat protein yields the protein MASDFKKCGEDLTWSVVDGVLTISGTGDMYDYSSENPAPWTNVLREIIIEPGVTSIGDYAFHHVEGNITFTKDPDTGEWIVAKGPVEVVSIPEGMRRIGERAFAHVHIEEIEIPATVTEIESDAFAGCIFLKKAVFLGAPETIGIHAFGTSGLEEIIIPERLKTIGDYAFSGCRWIKRIYIPASVESIGKDAFFGTASVESIEVSEDNENYKAVGGCLIETEGKRLLAAASDCAIPADGSVEIIGGGAFANRTGLVSLEIPEGVKEIEDNEFACCENLVSVFIPKSVEKIGTNAFRWCNSLVIRCYSGSFAHRFAEKKGIAFELVYEGDFDNDGDITVADALSALRIAARLADPVEKFGSLVGDMDGDGEITVSDALDILRIAARLTK from the coding sequence TTGGCTTCCGATTTTAAGAAGTGCGGCGAGGATCTGACTTGGTCGGTCGTCGACGGCGTTCTCACAATAAGCGGTACGGGCGATATGTATGATTACAGCAGCGAAAACCCCGCGCCGTGGACGAATGTTTTGAGAGAGATCATTATCGAACCCGGAGTGACGTCGATAGGGGATTACGCTTTTCATCACGTTGAAGGCAATATTACTTTTACCAAAGATCCCGACACCGGCGAATGGATCGTCGCAAAAGGACCCGTAGAGGTCGTTTCTATCCCGGAGGGCATGAGGCGCATAGGGGAACGCGCGTTTGCGCATGTGCACATCGAAGAAATAGAAATACCGGCCACCGTTACCGAAATAGAAAGTGATGCTTTTGCAGGCTGCATATTTCTGAAAAAAGCGGTTTTTCTCGGCGCTCCGGAAACGATTGGCATCCACGCGTTTGGAACATCGGGACTGGAGGAGATAATCATTCCGGAGAGGTTAAAAACGATAGGCGACTACGCTTTTTCCGGATGCCGGTGGATCAAAAGGATATATATACCGGCAAGCGTTGAATCGATAGGTAAAGATGCGTTTTTTGGCACGGCGTCAGTCGAGAGCATAGAAGTTTCGGAGGATAATGAAAATTATAAAGCCGTCGGCGGCTGTTTGATAGAAACGGAGGGAAAACGCCTTTTGGCGGCTGCTTCGGACTGCGCTATACCTGCCGACGGCAGTGTTGAGATAATAGGCGGCGGCGCATTTGCCAACAGAACAGGTCTTGTATCTCTTGAGATCCCGGAAGGCGTGAAGGAAATAGAAGACAACGAATTCGCGTGCTGCGAAAATCTGGTGAGCGTTTTTATTCCGAAAAGCGTCGAAAAGATCGGAACGAACGCGTTCCGTTGGTGCAATTCGCTCGTCATTCGCTGTTATAGCGGATCGTTTGCACACAGATTCGCCGAAAAGAAGGGCATTGCTTTTGAGCTTGTGTACGAAGGCGATTTCGATAACGACGGAGATATCACCGTTGCGGACGCCCTGTCCGCGCTTCGCATAGCCGCGAGGTTGGCTGATCCGGTTGAAAAGTTCGGTTCGCTTGTGGGCGATATGGACGGCGACGGCGAGATCACAGTCTCGGATGCGCTTGATATACTGCGTATCGCGGCAAGATTGACGAAATAA
- a CDS encoding metallophosphoesterase, translating into MFRTIITILTALLAVGCFYIVWRCRRFGFVKRLAGGRKWLEWLIASAALLPIAAFFFVNLYAVIIVWMHVIIFLALGDLIGFVIRKARKRPRGDLAGIISLSLAVVYLACGWFFAHHVFETHETFTTGKDFGAERLRVVEIADSHLGITLDGEGFAEQMERVSAVEPDVVVIVGDFVDDDTEKADMLRACDALGEVRSKYGVYFVFGNHDRGYFQYRNFSTQELLDALDKNSVTVLRDETALVNGSFYIVGRRDRSERDRLSAAELTSGLDRTKYAIMLDHQPNDYAAEAECGVDLVLSGHTHGGHIFPAGLIGLWSGSNDREYGSERRGETDFYVTSGISGWGIPFKTGCISEFAVIDIVNE; encoded by the coding sequence TTGTTCAGAACGATAATCACGATACTCACCGCGTTGCTGGCGGTCGGGTGCTTTTACATAGTGTGGCGGTGCCGCAGGTTCGGCTTCGTCAAGCGGCTCGCGGGCGGCAGAAAGTGGCTCGAATGGCTCATCGCTTCCGCCGCGCTGCTGCCGATAGCGGCGTTTTTCTTCGTCAATCTCTACGCCGTTATCATAGTCTGGATGCACGTCATAATCTTCCTCGCGCTCGGCGACCTTATCGGCTTTGTCATCCGCAAGGCGCGGAAGCGTCCGCGCGGCGATCTGGCGGGTATCATCTCGCTCTCGCTCGCGGTCGTATACCTCGCCTGCGGCTGGTTCTTCGCGCACCACGTCTTTGAAACGCACGAGACCTTCACGACGGGCAAGGACTTCGGCGCGGAGCGCCTACGCGTGGTCGAGATCGCGGATTCGCACCTCGGCATAACGCTCGACGGCGAGGGCTTCGCGGAGCAGATGGAGCGCGTCAGCGCGGTCGAACCCGACGTCGTCGTAATCGTCGGCGACTTCGTCGACGACGACACCGAAAAGGCGGATATGCTCCGCGCCTGCGACGCGCTGGGCGAGGTCAGGTCGAAATACGGCGTCTACTTCGTCTTCGGCAACCACGACAGGGGCTATTTCCAATACCGCAACTTCTCGACGCAGGAGCTGCTCGACGCGCTCGATAAGAACTCCGTCACCGTCCTGCGCGACGAAACGGCGCTGGTGAACGGCAGCTTCTATATCGTCGGTCGGCGCGACCGCAGCGAGCGCGACCGCCTCTCCGCCGCAGAGCTGACGAGCGGGCTCGACCGCACGAAATACGCGATAATGCTCGATCATCAGCCGAACGACTACGCCGCCGAGGCGGAATGCGGAGTCGACCTCGTGCTCTCCGGCCACACTCACGGCGGCCACATCTTCCCCGCCGGACTGATCGGGCTCTGGAGCGGCTCGAACGACCGCGAATACGGCTCCGAGCGACGTGGTGAAACGGACTTTTACGTTACCAGCGGCATCTCCGGCTGGGGCATCCCCTTCAAGACCGGCTGCATAAGCGAATTCGCCGTGATAGATATTGTAAACGAATGA
- a CDS encoding VOC family protein, giving the protein MQFKMIHENYNVADLGVSLKFYEKALGLTEKHRKEASDGSFIIVYIGNESSEFELELTWLRDHPQKYDIGEEEFHLAFRTDDFDAAHRLHEEMGCICFENPSMGIYFIQDPDGYWLEIIPTR; this is encoded by the coding sequence ATGCAGTTCAAAATGATCCACGAAAACTACAACGTCGCCGACCTCGGCGTTTCACTGAAGTTTTACGAAAAGGCGCTCGGGCTGACCGAAAAGCACCGCAAGGAGGCCTCCGACGGCTCCTTCATCATCGTCTATATCGGCAACGAAAGCAGCGAGTTCGAGCTGGAGCTGACCTGGTTGCGCGACCATCCGCAGAAGTACGACATCGGCGAGGAGGAGTTTCACCTCGCGTTCCGCACCGACGACTTCGACGCCGCGCACAGGCTCCACGAGGAGATGGGCTGCATCTGCTTCGAGAACCCGTCGATGGGGATATACTTCATTCAGGACCCCGACGGCTACTGGCTCGAGATCATCCCGACAAGATAA
- a CDS encoding MBL fold metallo-hydrolase, with the protein MVIDYLGHSGFLVETEKALMLFDYFRGDLSVIEGKPQDKPLFVFASHAHPDHFNPQIFSLAGGGRTVRYLLSHDVRRKASPPPEADVTFLAANAEYEIGGLGRVKTLRSTDQGVAFFVDAGSETVYHAGDLHWWAWEGEPEVWLAAQERDYRREIEKLAGERIDAAFVVVDDRLGENYALGASLFLSLCKPANILPMHFWEDSGVVGRFAILPDTIASGARVPDTAHETHWEI; encoded by the coding sequence ATGGTAATAGACTACCTCGGGCACAGCGGATTTCTCGTTGAAACGGAAAAGGCGCTGATGCTCTTCGACTACTTCCGCGGCGACCTCTCGGTAATCGAAGGCAAGCCGCAGGACAAACCGCTTTTCGTCTTCGCGAGCCACGCGCACCCGGACCATTTCAACCCACAGATCTTCTCCCTCGCGGGCGGCGGACGGACGGTCAGGTATCTGCTTTCGCACGACGTGCGGCGCAAGGCGTCGCCGCCGCCGGAAGCGGACGTGACGTTTCTCGCCGCGAACGCCGAATACGAGATCGGCGGGCTCGGCAGAGTGAAGACCCTGCGCTCGACGGACCAAGGCGTCGCCTTTTTCGTCGACGCCGGAAGCGAAACGGTATACCACGCGGGCGACCTGCACTGGTGGGCGTGGGAGGGCGAGCCGGAGGTATGGCTCGCCGCGCAGGAGCGCGACTACCGCCGCGAGATAGAAAAGCTCGCGGGCGAGCGCATCGACGCCGCCTTCGTCGTCGTTGACGACCGGCTCGGCGAAAACTACGCGCTCGGCGCGTCGCTCTTCCTCTCGCTCTGCAAGCCGGCGAATATACTGCCTATGCACTTCTGGGAGGACTCCGGAGTCGTCGGCCGCTTCGCGATACTGCCCGATACGATCGCGTCCGGCGCGCGCGTGCCCGACACCGCGCACGAAACGCACTGGGAAATATAA
- a CDS encoding DEAD/DEAH box helicase family protein — protein MLQEAKDLQLNAVSELVEQLRDKDEITFKAPTGSGKTYMMADLMNRVLENNDDIVFLVSSLSKGDLAGQNYSKFCEYQQTGAFPHLNPYLISTELSGEERLYIPTDYNVYILPRDLYKKGGRLMQGAMDAFLQEITGWYSWDDCKEVFLIKDECHIATNNLDTLSDTYFAKVLNFSATPNLRREQHPDVEIKSTDAENAKLIKHIVEGEENDTVGDAINKFEEVKENYRNLLGVNPCLIIQISNGEQGTYELNNLIFPELNKAEHQDLKWMLIVDKDADCDTNDVFKAKKLPVSRWKDYAKENTSGIDIIIFKMVISEGWDIPRACMLYQVRDVHSPTLGEQVIGRVRRNPRLLDYERLSPQAQELAMTAWIWANIDDNVRKTLGVRLWDEPEDITNAIKIHTTRLKPLTEKSGFDLEAFLSSQPNISSNSNIFELYKAMQKLDDATMDLCYDYVDKSIEKWWKVAEHAEKIASESNRYSCDYAKSMELTTDDSGATREVSFPVTSSYVDNGNYVNIGDWVWRRRDGKDKFSFDSEAEREWASIIKELVTSDADGFSGKRVGKRVLTGKKNPKAGQVNLFGEIEPERIDAAQKYLWGKNYLLNSEIKFEYCLGGVHSSYPDFIMKDSFDRIHLFEVKSVNISNATPAAFDSTAYKLKVEELKKCYKQASLLTGYYFYLPVYKGDEWHITRLANGNEKNITLDQFKRFMRICV, from the coding sequence ATGTTACAGGAAGCGAAAGATCTTCAACTCAACGCTGTTTCGGAACTTGTTGAACAACTCCGAGACAAAGACGAGATCACGTTCAAAGCCCCTACCGGCAGCGGTAAAACTTATATGATGGCGGATTTGATGAACCGTGTTCTTGAAAATAATGACGATATAGTTTTTCTTGTATCTTCGCTATCCAAAGGCGATCTTGCCGGACAAAACTATTCAAAGTTTTGCGAGTATCAACAAACAGGGGCATTCCCGCATCTGAATCCGTATCTTATTTCTACCGAATTGTCCGGAGAAGAACGGTTGTATATTCCCACGGATTATAACGTGTATATCCTTCCTCGTGACCTTTATAAAAAGGGCGGAAGGTTGATGCAAGGCGCCATGGATGCATTTTTGCAAGAAATCACCGGATGGTACTCTTGGGATGACTGCAAAGAAGTATTTCTCATCAAAGACGAGTGCCATATTGCAACAAATAACCTTGACACGCTGTCTGATACGTATTTTGCGAAAGTACTGAACTTTTCCGCTACGCCTAATCTTCGCAGAGAACAGCACCCCGATGTGGAGATTAAATCGACCGATGCCGAAAACGCAAAATTAATCAAACATATTGTCGAGGGTGAAGAAAACGATACGGTCGGCGATGCGATCAACAAATTTGAAGAAGTCAAGGAGAATTATCGTAATCTTCTCGGCGTTAATCCCTGCCTTATTATTCAGATTTCCAATGGCGAGCAAGGAACCTATGAATTAAACAATCTAATATTCCCGGAACTCAACAAAGCGGAGCATCAAGACTTAAAATGGATGCTTATTGTTGATAAGGATGCCGATTGTGATACAAACGACGTTTTCAAAGCCAAAAAGCTTCCTGTTTCCAGATGGAAAGACTATGCAAAAGAGAACACAAGCGGTATTGATATAATCATTTTCAAGATGGTCATATCCGAAGGTTGGGATATTCCGAGAGCGTGTATGCTTTATCAAGTCAGAGACGTGCATAGCCCTACTCTCGGAGAACAGGTTATCGGCAGAGTCAGAAGAAATCCTCGACTCCTTGATTACGAGCGACTTTCTCCGCAAGCGCAAGAGCTGGCTATGACGGCGTGGATTTGGGCAAATATCGATGATAACGTCAGAAAAACGCTCGGCGTTCGCTTGTGGGATGAGCCGGAGGATATTACAAACGCTATAAAAATACATACCACACGGTTGAAGCCGCTCACGGAAAAAAGTGGCTTTGATCTTGAGGCGTTTTTATCGAGTCAACCGAATATATCCAGTAATTCAAACATTTTCGAGCTTTATAAGGCAATGCAGAAGCTTGACGATGCCACGATGGATCTCTGCTATGATTATGTTGACAAAAGCATAGAAAAATGGTGGAAGGTTGCCGAACACGCCGAGAAAATCGCATCGGAAAGCAATCGTTATTCCTGCGATTACGCGAAGAGTATGGAGTTGACAACTGATGATTCCGGCGCGACACGTGAAGTGTCGTTTCCCGTTACCTCTTCCTATGTTGACAATGGCAATTATGTTAATATAGGCGACTGGGTTTGGAGAAGAAGAGACGGAAAGGACAAGTTCTCATTTGATAGTGAAGCTGAACGCGAATGGGCAAGCATTATTAAAGAGCTTGTTACTTCGGATGCTGACGGATTTAGCGGAAAGCGTGTTGGAAAACGGGTGTTGACGGGCAAGAAAAATCCTAAAGCTGGTCAGGTTAATCTTTTTGGCGAAATTGAGCCGGAAAGGATAGATGCTGCGCAGAAATACCTGTGGGGCAAAAACTATCTTTTGAACTCCGAAATAAAGTTTGAATACTGCTTGGGCGGCGTCCATTCGTCGTATCCGGATTTCATCATGAAGGATTCTTTCGACCGGATTCATTTGTTTGAGGTAAAAAGCGTAAACATATCAAATGCAACACCGGCGGCGTTTGACTCCACCGCATATAAACTGAAAGTCGAAGAACTGAAAAAGTGCTATAAACAAGCATCGTTATTGACGGGATACTATTTCTATCTCCCGGTATATAAAGGCGATGAATGGCATATTACGCGGCTTGCTAACGGTAACGAAAAGAATATAACGCTGGATCAGTTTAAGAGATTTATGAGAATCTGTGTATAA
- a CDS encoding site-specific DNA-methyltransferase, whose product MDRVYDQSKLELLNELDRRVEDGIIEKSNADLLKKLIQNAETLTEAIAIAELGTTYKRTGFHFDKRLEITKDAIKYLKKNENLSFSDGSDSAPNKLIIGDNYDALLNLLIQYKGKIDVIYIDPPYGKDSMGEFAQTNYENAITRDNLLSMLYPRLFISKQLLSPSGVIFVSIDDKNQAYVKCLMDEVFGESAFLFNVSRITKKGGKSTQTIAKNSDYILAYTLSTDIQFSQEEKTDLSKYKYEDEFVETRGKYALSQTLDYNSLQYSQTMDYEIVMDGRSFYPGGTKAGMIERHAGKHGKTDWVWRWSKSAVEWGIKQKLFVIKNDRIYTKSYLNCRKKNGKNELETIDATKSYTTLSFIDNKYSNDNGKKELDKIFENGSQLFKNPKPSALIYELVKMVCPDKEAIVLDFFAGSGTTGEAVLKLNLEDPGNRRFILCQINEITPENPNGIAYDVTTKRLKRTMTGSCYDGSTDFKWIKDNAPLGGSLDVYEIAEVANFESVPGQTAFDVIDETLYGQERFSALKEKIEWVCRNFEGTQKILVSDADWKKRPEEDK is encoded by the coding sequence ATGGATAGAGTTTATGACCAAAGCAAACTTGAACTGTTAAACGAATTGGATCGTCGCGTTGAAGATGGCATTATTGAAAAGAGCAATGCCGATCTTCTTAAAAAGCTTATTCAAAATGCGGAAACGCTAACAGAGGCAATTGCCATTGCCGAACTTGGCACAACGTATAAGCGGACGGGCTTTCATTTTGATAAAAGGCTTGAAATTACAAAAGATGCTATAAAATACCTCAAGAAAAACGAAAATTTAAGTTTTTCTGACGGTTCCGACAGCGCGCCGAATAAGTTGATAATCGGCGATAATTATGACGCTTTACTCAATTTGCTTATTCAGTACAAGGGCAAAATTGATGTTATTTATATTGATCCACCGTATGGGAAAGATAGCATGGGCGAATTTGCTCAGACAAATTATGAGAATGCAATTACAAGAGACAATTTGCTTTCAATGCTTTATCCGCGTCTTTTTATCTCAAAGCAGTTGTTATCCCCGAGTGGTGTTATCTTTGTAAGTATTGATGACAAGAATCAAGCATATGTAAAATGTTTAATGGATGAAGTGTTTGGCGAAAGCGCTTTCCTTTTCAATGTATCAAGAATCACAAAGAAAGGAGGCAAATCCACTCAAACAATTGCGAAAAACAGCGATTATATTTTAGCATATACCCTATCAACAGATATTCAGTTCAGCCAAGAAGAAAAAACTGATCTGTCGAAATACAAATATGAAGATGAATTTGTTGAAACACGCGGCAAATATGCCTTGTCACAAACTCTTGATTATAATTCGCTTCAGTATAGTCAAACGATGGACTATGAAATTGTAATGGATGGCCGCTCTTTTTACCCTGGCGGAACAAAAGCAGGTATGATTGAAAGGCACGCCGGAAAGCATGGAAAAACCGATTGGGTATGGAGATGGTCAAAAAGTGCAGTGGAATGGGGCATTAAACAAAAACTGTTTGTAATTAAGAATGACCGTATTTATACAAAATCGTATCTTAACTGCAGAAAAAAGAACGGCAAAAACGAATTAGAAACAATAGATGCAACAAAATCATACACAACTTTATCTTTTATTGATAACAAATATTCCAACGACAACGGCAAAAAAGAACTTGATAAAATTTTCGAGAACGGGAGTCAACTGTTTAAGAATCCGAAACCATCTGCATTAATTTATGAATTAGTGAAAATGGTTTGCCCTGATAAAGAAGCGATTGTCCTTGACTTTTTTGCTGGGTCGGGAACAACTGGAGAAGCCGTCTTGAAATTAAACCTTGAAGATCCAGGAAATAGGCGTTTCATTTTATGCCAAATTAATGAGATCACTCCTGAGAATCCAAACGGCATTGCCTATGATGTTACCACAAAACGGCTTAAGCGAACTATGACCGGGAGTTGTTATGATGGGTCGACTGATTTTAAGTGGATCAAAGACAACGCGCCGTTAGGCGGCAGTCTTGATGTGTATGAAATTGCGGAGGTTGCAAATTTCGAAAGTGTTCCGGGGCAAACGGCTTTTGACGTGATTGATGAAACATTGTACGGTCAAGAACGATTCAGTGCGTTGAAAGAAAAGATCGAGTGGGTTTGCCGGAACTTTGAAGGAACGCAAAAAATTCTTGTAAGCGACGCCGATTGGAAAAAGCGTCCGGAGGAAGATAAGTAA
- a CDS encoding citramalate synthase: MKMLEIYDCTLREGMQAEGLSFSVSDKLAVIKALDSLGVSYIEAGTPGSNPKDEELFRALADVSTDAELVAFGATRRKELKAEEDENLAALAGAGTKVVTLYGKAWDRQVTEVLRTGLDENLAMVRDSVAFMKSAGKRVFFDAEHFFDGFAGDAEYALAVIEAAHEAGAERVILCDTNGGTLPHVVGEGVAAAKKRLPDAVIGIHCHNDAGLSAASTITAALAGAEQIQGTFSGVGERCGNADLTCVIPDLELKCGFRCLPEGKLERITPVARKVAEYLNIKIPNRAPFIGKSAFAHKGGSHIDGVLKNSAAFEHIAPEAVGNKRRLLVSELSGRAAVRKLLERILPDTPVSDAEVNAVLAELKRLEAQGYQFEGAEESLELRVLALLGHRKKPFEVDYFKIIGETDRGEGCTATAMISLRVGEERKVTAAEGIGPVNALDNALRRALTAFYPCISQVMLRDFKVRVIDNKDSTAAKVRVLIESTDGVSAWNTVGVSADVIEASFIALSDSLEYKLR, encoded by the coding sequence ATGAAAATGCTTGAGATATACGACTGCACTCTGCGCGAGGGCATGCAGGCGGAAGGGCTCTCCTTCTCCGTCTCTGATAAGCTCGCGGTCATAAAGGCGCTCGACTCGCTCGGGGTTTCGTACATAGAAGCGGGCACGCCCGGCTCGAATCCGAAGGACGAGGAGCTTTTCCGCGCGCTCGCGGACGTCAGCACCGACGCCGAGCTCGTCGCCTTCGGCGCGACGCGGCGCAAGGAGCTGAAGGCGGAGGAGGACGAAAACCTCGCCGCGCTCGCCGGCGCGGGCACGAAGGTCGTCACCCTCTACGGCAAGGCGTGGGACAGGCAGGTCACCGAAGTCCTCCGCACCGGCCTTGACGAGAATCTCGCGATGGTGCGCGACAGCGTCGCCTTCATGAAAAGCGCGGGCAAGCGCGTCTTCTTCGACGCCGAGCACTTCTTCGACGGCTTCGCCGGCGACGCGGAATACGCGCTCGCCGTCATCGAAGCCGCGCACGAAGCGGGCGCGGAGCGCGTGATCCTCTGCGACACCAACGGAGGCACCCTCCCCCACGTAGTCGGCGAAGGAGTCGCCGCCGCGAAGAAGCGCCTGCCGGACGCCGTTATCGGTATCCACTGCCACAACGACGCCGGACTCTCCGCCGCTTCCACGATAACCGCCGCGCTCGCGGGCGCGGAGCAGATACAGGGCACCTTCTCCGGAGTCGGCGAACGCTGCGGCAACGCCGACCTGACCTGCGTCATACCCGACCTCGAGCTGAAATGCGGCTTCAGATGCCTGCCGGAAGGCAAACTCGAACGCATCACCCCCGTCGCCCGCAAGGTCGCCGAATATCTCAACATAAAGATCCCCAACCGCGCGCCTTTCATCGGCAAGAGCGCATTCGCGCACAAGGGCGGCTCGCACATAGACGGAGTGCTGAAGAACTCCGCCGCCTTCGAGCATATCGCGCCGGAGGCGGTCGGCAACAAGCGCCGCCTGCTCGTCAGCGAGCTTTCCGGCAGGGCCGCCGTACGCAAGCTGCTCGAGCGCATCCTGCCCGACACGCCCGTATCCGACGCCGAGGTGAACGCCGTGCTCGCGGAGCTCAAGCGCCTGGAGGCGCAGGGCTATCAGTTCGAGGGCGCGGAGGAAAGTCTGGAGCTGCGCGTTCTCGCGCTGCTGGGACACCGCAAGAAGCCGTTTGAGGTGGACTACTTCAAGATCATCGGCGAGACCGACCGCGGCGAGGGCTGCACCGCCACCGCGATGATATCGCTGCGCGTCGGCGAGGAACGCAAGGTCACCGCCGCCGAGGGCATCGGCCCGGTCAATGCGCTCGACAACGCGCTGCGCAGAGCGCTGACGGCGTTTTACCCCTGCATTTCGCAGGTGATGCTGCGCGACTTCAAAGTCCGCGTCATCGACAACAAGGACTCCACAGCCGCGAAGGTCCGCGTGCTCATCGAGAGCACCGACGGCGTCTCCGCGTGGAACACCGTGGGCGTTTCCGCCGACGTCATCGAGGCGAGCTTCATCGCGCTGTCGGATTCGCTGGAGTATAAACTGAGATAA